A portion of the Cygnus olor isolate bCygOlo1 chromosome 15, bCygOlo1.pri.v2, whole genome shotgun sequence genome contains these proteins:
- the MRM2 gene encoding rRNA methyltransferase 2, mitochondrial: MSAGIASCQRLASLPLQCRCLHTTVGFLKKKTATENWWLERHLKDPFVKATKQQNYRCRSAFKLLEIDDKLRILRPGLSVLDCGAAPGAWSQVAVERVNALGTDPAAPTGFVLGVDLVRISPLEGAVFLPEADITDPSTLRAIQSLLPAGKVDVMLSDMAPNATGIKDLDHQKLISLCLGLVNLAESILKPKGTVLCKFWDGHESRVLQNRLKEQFQEVRTLKPQASRKDSSESYFLARLYKGK, translated from the exons ATGAGTGCGGGCATTGCGAG CTGCCAGCGTTTGGCGAGTCTTCCTCTGCAGTGCAGATGTCTGCACACCACAGTGGGGTTCctaaagaagaaaactgcaacAGAGAACTGGTGGCTGGAGCGGCATTTGAAGGATCCCTTTGTCAAAGCAACGAAACAGCAGAATTACCGTTGCCGGAGTGCCTTCAAGTTACTGGAGATCGATGACAAGCTCCGTATTCTCCGACCAGGACTCTCTGTTCTAGACTGTGGGGCGGCACCAGGTGCTTGGAGTCAGGTTGCTGTAGAGAGGGTCAACGCCTTAGGTACTG ATCCTGCTGCCCCCACTGGCTTCGTCCTTGGAGTTGACCTCGTGCGGATTTCCCCGCTGGAAGGAGCTGTCTTCCTGCCAGAGGCTGACATTACGGACCCAAGCACGCTCAGGGCAATCCAGAGCCTGCTTCCTGCGGGGAAGGTGGACGTTATGTTGAGCGACATGGCACCTAATGCAACAGGCATTAAAGACCTGGATCATCAGAAGTTGATCAGTTTATGTTTAGGCCTTGTGAATCTggcagaaagtattttaaagcctAAAGGAACGGTGCTGTGTAAGTTCTGGGATGGACACGAGTCCCGTGTTCTTCAAAACAGGCTGAAGGAGCAGTTCCAGGAGGTGAGAACTTTAAAGCCTCAGGCCAGCCGGAAGGACTCTTCTGAATCTTACTTCTTGGCAAGACTGTacaaagggaaatga
- the NUDT1 gene encoding 7,8-dihydro-8-oxoguanine triphosphatase isoform X1, with amino-acid sequence MPALIPYTQLDAGRPRARFTFTTSPPALPVTTTPKPLTKIQGAGSNPAPPGAEEGRHPQTGAGPSASPHPHRPRYPPQRRAPLSRPAPGPSPRHGGHRASALPAPGRRRGRCWSLSGAGRAEPSLWQSGHRRQEPSGETLLRTGAMCTPNLFTLVLVVQPSRILLGMKKRGFGAGLWNGFGGKVQPGESIEEAAHRELQEESGLTVDTLQKMGQITFEFVGNPDLMEVHIFRADHFNGEPTESDEMRPQWFQLDEVPFSQMWPDDSYWFPLLLQKKKFHGYFKFQGQDTILEHTLKEVEEV; translated from the exons ATGCCCGCACTCATCCCGTACACGCAGCTGGACGCCGGCCGGCCCAGGGCACGTTTCACCTTCACAACCTCCCCTCCTGCATTGCCAGTGACGACAACCCCAAAACCCCTGACGAAAATTCAAGGCGCCGGGTCAAACCCTGCACCTCCCGGGGCAGAGGAGGGTCGGCACCCCCAGACCGGGGCCGGACCCTCCGCCTCGCCTCACCCACACCGCCCCCGGTACCCCCCTCAGCGCCGCGCTCCCCTCAGCCGCCCCGCGCCGGGCCCCTCGCCGCGACATGGCGGCCACCGGGCCTCGGCCCTGCCCGCTCCGGGGCGGCGCCGAGGGCGGTGCTGGAGCCTCAGCGGCGCGGGAAGAGCGGAGCCGAGCCTCTGGCAATCGGGACATCGCCGTCAGGAGCCGTCCGGAGAG ACCCTGCTTCGCACAGGAGCCATGTGTACGCCCAACCTCTTCACCCTCGTCCTGGTGGTGCAACCATCTCGCATCCTCCTGGGCATGAAGAAACGTGGGTTTGGAGCCGGGCTCTGGAACGGTTTTGGGGGAAAGGTGCAGCCGGGTGAGAGCATCGAGGAGGCTGCTCACAG GGAGCTCCAGGAAGAGAGCGGACTGACTGTGGACACCTTGCAGAAGATGGGCCAGATCACATTTGAATTTGTAGGCAACCCTGACCTCATGGAAGTTCACATTTTCCGGGCAGATCATTTTAATGGAGAGCCAACAGAAAGTGATG AAATGCGGCCTCAGTGGTTTCAGCTGGATGAGGTGCCATTCAGTCAGATGTGGCCAGATGATAGCTATTGGTTTCCCctgctgcttcagaaaaagaagtttcatgGCTATTTTAAGTTCCAAGGACAAGACACTATCCTGGAGCACACCCTGAAAGAAGTGGAGGaagtttaa
- the NUDT1 gene encoding 7,8-dihydro-8-oxoguanine triphosphatase isoform X2 — protein sequence MCTPNLFTLVLVVQPSRILLGMKKRGFGAGLWNGFGGKVQPGESIEEAAHRELQEESGLTVDTLQKMGQITFEFVGNPDLMEVHIFRADHFNGEPTESDEMRPQWFQLDEVPFSQMWPDDSYWFPLLLQKKKFHGYFKFQGQDTILEHTLKEVEEV from the exons ATGTGTACGCCCAACCTCTTCACCCTCGTCCTGGTGGTGCAACCATCTCGCATCCTCCTGGGCATGAAGAAACGTGGGTTTGGAGCCGGGCTCTGGAACGGTTTTGGGGGAAAGGTGCAGCCGGGTGAGAGCATCGAGGAGGCTGCTCACAG GGAGCTCCAGGAAGAGAGCGGACTGACTGTGGACACCTTGCAGAAGATGGGCCAGATCACATTTGAATTTGTAGGCAACCCTGACCTCATGGAAGTTCACATTTTCCGGGCAGATCATTTTAATGGAGAGCCAACAGAAAGTGATG AAATGCGGCCTCAGTGGTTTCAGCTGGATGAGGTGCCATTCAGTCAGATGTGGCCAGATGATAGCTATTGGTTTCCCctgctgcttcagaaaaagaagtttcatgGCTATTTTAAGTTCCAAGGACAAGACACTATCCTGGAGCACACCCTGAAAGAAGTGGAGGaagtttaa